TGGGAGTGGATACAAAATCTGTAGCAACACATTTAGCAAATAGTAGTTCTGTCACTAAGTTAGGAGCTTTTTTAAGAAAGTCAAAGCTTGATGAATTACCGCAGCTTCTTAATGTCTTAAAAGGAGACATGAGCTTAGTAGGTCCTAGGCCAAATCTATTCAATCAAGAAGAGTTAGTAAAAGAAAGAAGCGAAAGAGGTGTATATGATTTTTTACCAGGAATCACTGGACTTGCACAAATCAATGAAATTGATATGTCTACACCAGAAAAATTAGCCAAAGTAGATGCACAAATGCTTCAAGAGTTAACTATAAAAAAATATTTTCACTATATTTTTGCTACTTTAGGGGGCAAAGGTTCAGGAGATCGAATTAAAGAATAAATAGCTGTTACAGTTATTTATAGGTTAAACATATCAAACATCATCTAAAGCTGTAGCTTTAGATGATGTTTTTTTATCATAATTTTATCTTCATTTTTGTTTTATTAAGAGTTTTTAAATAGTTGTATATAGCTGTTGATAGCAATACTATTTTTTACATTCATACTAGTAGTATTGTATTCATAAAGAACTCTTGTTTTAAGATTCAATTAACTTGTTTAGATATTGTGTTTTGATAATAATCTTGATATATTACTATAGTATTACAAACCTCTATATCAATGATGGATAAGTTCCTTGTTTGGATAC
This genomic stretch from Tenacibaculum jejuense harbors:
- a CDS encoding sugar transferase; the encoded protein is MLRLLDFIFSFFGILFLWPVGLIVYILGLFDTGSPIFKQKRVGKHQKPFTLLKFRTMGVDTKSVATHLANSSSVTKLGAFLRKSKLDELPQLLNVLKGDMSLVGPRPNLFNQEELVKERSERGVYDFLPGITGLAQINEIDMSTPEKLAKVDAQMLQELTIKKYFHYIFATLGGKGSGDRIKE